The DNA region TTCTGCAGCCGGAGATTATTACCATTATTATGGGGTGATGGAGACTTTCCTGTCGTCTTCCACAACAATCAAAAAAACAAGTTATGACCAATATTGCAATTTGCGCTGTATAAAAAGCGCTGTCGTGGCGGGGGAGGCTGAATAATGAAAACCCTTAATAAAATTGCCGTTTTGCATATTGCAGTCCTGCTTGCCCTTTCGATGTTCTTCTTTGGGTGCGGAGATGATTCGGTCTCCACAAACAATACTTCAACTCATCAAGAATACGTTAGAACTTTGGAAGACCTGAACGATTACGAATGCACTAGTGCAAGAGAGGGCTTTATCATATTCCTTTCCGAAGAGGAAGGGAGAATGGTTTGCCATTCCAAACGCTGGATTGAATATTCTGAATGGTCTGGCAAATCCAGTTCATCAACAAAGTCGAGTTCGTCAACAAAGTCAAGCTCTTCGGCGAAATCCAGCTCTTCGGCAAAGTCTAGCTCCAGCGCTAGGTCGTCCAGTTCTGGCAGAAATTCCGGCAACGATAGTGCCACCGTTTGCGAAGGGAAAAACGACTGCCTAGGATCGTTCCGTCGCTATTCGGATCTTCCTGACTGTGACAAATCTATGGCAAATAAAACGGGTTATGTAGAGTTCTACGACAGATTCTTTAAATGCTCCGGAACCTTATGGATTGAAGTGTTTGTAGATAATTACAGTAGGGAATGTACTGCCGAGACTCAAGGGATGGGCATTTATGACTCAAAGACGAAGGATACGTTGATTTGTGTAAATGGAGAATGGTACACTATGTATAATTTCTTCATTGGAGAAAGGGGTGTACAAGAGGAGTTTGAAGTATGGAACGAAACTGCATTGGACCATGACATATTCCACTATATAAAGGATGCACGTGATTCTGTCTTTACTCCTTGTACGCCGGCAAAAGAAGGAACTATCATTTATGATATGAGACTGCCGGGGTATTCGAGTAATGGCTACTACCGCTGTAATGAAGGACACTGGTATGTACTTCCCGATTCCGTGGCGGATACGGTTGGTCTCGACAAAGCTCCCGAAGGCTCCTTTACCATTGCCCGTTTTTCCGAGGATACCACCTATGCGCGTCGTAATTTGCCGAAGGAGTGCTTGGTTTACAGCGCAAAATCACCATACCCGGTGTATTATGTGTATGAAGGCGAAGGCTGGCGCAGGGCCACAGCTATAGAAATCTGTAATCTCTACGCTTGCACGGAATCTAAGGAAGGTGAAATATACTATATGCTGGGTTACCGTTTCCGCTGTGAAAATCACGACTGGGTTCAGGATAGTATGTATAATACGCCTAAGGAGGATTTTTTCAATCATTCAGTGACGTATGGCCAGTTGAAGGATCCTCGCGATGGACGCGTTTACAAGACTCTCGATATCGGCGGCAGAACTTGGATGGCCGAAAACCTGAATTACGAAGATGAAACTAAAAACATGGCGAAAAAGAATTTTTGCTTCCGCGGTACGGCTGGTTGCGAAAACTATGGCCGTTATTATGAATGGACTGCTGCCATGAATATTGAATCCAAGTACGATTCAATTGCGGCCCCCGTTTTTTCTAGCGACGAGGAACGCCGCGGAATTTGCCCCGAGGGATGGCATATTCCTGATTCATTGGAATGGCAGGCTTTGAGTAAAAGTTTCTTCTATAAGGAACTGATGTCGGAATATGGCTGGACATTCTCTTGGGGTAGTTTTTATACTACTGCAAATACAGGTTATAATCAAACCGGTTTTTCTGTGGCACCTGTGGGTTACCATAAGTGGGATGCTTTTTATTCTGTGGGAAACGAGGCCTGCTTTGCTACATCTAATCAGATTTCGTCAAAGGAGGCGATGGTTGTTTATTTTATGCAGCCTCAATTCTCTGGGTGGCATGCCGATAAGCAAATCGGTGTATCGGTAAGGTGTGTCAAGAATTTAGGGGAGGAGTAATATGAGAAACATTCTACTTATCTGCTTATTTCTGCTGCTTGCCTGGGGGAATTCTTTGGCGGCTCCAGTCGCCTGGAATGTCAAACCAGCAAAGAGTTTCTTTAAAGGAAATGGATCTTCGGGCGACCCCTATGTTATTTCCACGGTGGAAGAGTTTGCGCTTATGGCGGCATACTCCACGGACTCGACAAAAAGAGGCCGTTCCTATATACTGGAAACGGATATTGTAATCAACGAAGGCAATGCCGCGAATTGGGGAACCAAGCCTCCCAAATACAAATGGATTTCTTTAGGAGATTCCTCGAGGGAAGCTTCTGTGTATTTGGATGGAAATGGACATACCATTAGCGGCCTCTATGTGAATTCCGAAGAGGATTACCAGGGGCTATTCGGTAAGTTGAATGGTGATGTCCGGAATCTGAATGTCGTTAATTCTTTTATCAAGGGTGGCGACTATGTTGGTGCTATTGCCGGACATGCCTATGGATTTATTGGGGTCTACAACGTGTTCGCGGATGCTATTGTGGAAGGGTATGATTTTGTTGGTGGCATTGTAGGTCGGCCATATGGTGATGGCTTTGCTGATGGCGGAGGAGTTTCTTATGCTGTATTCAAGGGCTCTGTAAAGGGTCATTCCTACGTGGGAGGAATTTTCTCTGTAGGAAATGCTTTCTATAGTGAGTCGGCTAGTTCCTCTTATTGTGACAACTATGGTTCTGTTGTTGGCACAGGAGAGTATGTAGGTGGTATTTTTGGATTGTTTATGATAGATGTGGCTCATGCCGGCCTTTACAAGTTGAGAAATTTCGGCGCCGTTTCTGGAAATAAATACGTTGGTGGCATTGGTGGTCAATTGTATCTAGATAGAGACCCCGATTCGTACTCGTTTAATTTTTCGTATTTGCGAAATATGGGTGAAATTTTTGGGGGCTCCTATGTAGGAGGTCTTTTCGGAAATTATTACACAGGACGTTCCCGTAGTGGACACGCCATTAAGAATTCGTATAATGCGGGCCGAGTCAAGGGAAACAACTATGTGCATCCTCTGTTTACCCATGATAATTGGCAGGGTTACGATAATTACTCCATCAGTCAAAACTCGTACAGCTTTGCTGAAACCTATAAAGGTGACCTTGTGCTGGTTGACGAACGAAAGACTATGGAGGAACTGAATGATTATGCGGACTCCTTGGGGGCGTATTACATTCCCGATACTGGTGCTACAAAGTTGAATAACGGATATCCGATTTTAATTGAAGAGAATAAGAATTTTAAGTACCTGGAGGGTTCTGGTACTTCAAGTGATCCGTATTTAATTGGCAGCATGAACGATTTGGCCATATTTGGTAAGCATGCTCGCGCCATTGCAAATAACCACTACAAGCAAACGGCTGACATTGTGTATGATACCTCGCGAAACTGGGTGCCTCTCGAGTTGGATGGACTCTACTATGATGGTGATGGACATAAAATCACGAATCTAAAATCCGTTTGGCCTAAAAATCGCGCAGGTTTTATCGATTCCGTAATTGCCCCCATTACCGTCAAAAATTTGGAACTTGCCAATGTGCATATCGATGGTCATTATGGGGCCGGAGCATTGGCTGCTTATGCGGAAAATGTTAATCTTTCCAATATAAAAGTATCTGGAACTGTTGTAGCCCGGAGAATGGATGGTTTTTATTCTTCGTATGGGTATGCGGGTGGTGTTATTGGGCGGGTTTCCAAAGGAGTCATAGATGGTGCTGTAAATTATGCTGATGTGACAAGTCCGGAATATGCGGGGGGTATTTACGGAAAAGGATATATTAACGTTTTTCATTCAACGAATTACGGAAACATTAAATCGCAGGATCGCGCAGGTGGAATAACTGGCACCGGCGGAGACATGCTTTTTGTCAAGAATTATGGCAATATTCAGGGAAGTAACGACGCTGGAGGAATTTCGGTTGCCGCCTCTGTCGTTGGAGGCTTTAACCGTGGAGAAGTCAGGGGTGTTGTGGTAGGAGGTGTTGTCGCCTATCCATCGACTCTGAGTTATGTTTATAACACAGGAAACGTCATTACGGATAGCCTTGATGTTGGCGGAATGATTTTGAGCGGAGTTGCTTCGAATGAAAGGTTTGTGAACCATGCCTATTATGAAAAGAAGGGAAATCTTGGATTGTCAGGCTCAAACAATACGTCTAACATAACCTTTACAGATACCGCAAGCTTTACCCAAAAGCAGTTCAAGGAAAAAGATATCATCAAAAAAATGGGAATCTTTTTTGCGTACGATGAAAAGGGTGAAAATGACGGATATCCTGTTTTTTATGAAGGCTTCAAAGGTGAAGGAACTCCTGAATCGCCGTACCTGATTTCCTCGAAGGAAGAACTGCTTAGACTGTCTTCTTTTATGAATAATCCCGCTATGAATTTTTATTACAATACAAAAAATTACAGACTTACAAAAGATATCGTATTTGAAAGTTCTGATAGCTGGGAGGCGATAGGTAATTATTTGATTCGGTTTGAAGGTGAGTTCGATGGTGACAATCATGTTGTTGCTGGACTTAATATGGACGTAACTGACAAGACGAATAAAAAAGCGTCTCTTTTCGGCTTTGTCGCAGGAACCATCAAGAATTTGGGCGTGGAAAATTCAACGTTTGTCGGAGATACGGCGAGCGCAATTGTTGCGGTTCTTGAAGGCGGTGTTGTCAAGAATTGCTGGAATAGAA from uncultured Fibrobacter sp. includes:
- a CDS encoding FISUMP domain-containing protein, with protein sequence MKTLNKIAVLHIAVLLALSMFFFGCGDDSVSTNNTSTHQEYVRTLEDLNDYECTSAREGFIIFLSEEEGRMVCHSKRWIEYSEWSGKSSSSTKSSSSTKSSSSAKSSSSAKSSSSARSSSSGRNSGNDSATVCEGKNDCLGSFRRYSDLPDCDKSMANKTGYVEFYDRFFKCSGTLWIEVFVDNYSRECTAETQGMGIYDSKTKDTLICVNGEWYTMYNFFIGERGVQEEFEVWNETALDHDIFHYIKDARDSVFTPCTPAKEGTIIYDMRLPGYSSNGYYRCNEGHWYVLPDSVADTVGLDKAPEGSFTIARFSEDTTYARRNLPKECLVYSAKSPYPVYYVYEGEGWRRATAIEICNLYACTESKEGEIYYMLGYRFRCENHDWVQDSMYNTPKEDFFNHSVTYGQLKDPRDGRVYKTLDIGGRTWMAENLNYEDETKNMAKKNFCFRGTAGCENYGRYYEWTAAMNIESKYDSIAAPVFSSDEERRGICPEGWHIPDSLEWQALSKSFFYKELMSEYGWTFSWGSFYTTANTGYNQTGFSVAPVGYHKWDAFYSVGNEACFATSNQISSKEAMVVYFMQPQFSGWHADKQIGVSVRCVKNLGEE